A single genomic interval of Streptococcus oralis subsp. dentisani harbors:
- a CDS encoding primase alpha helix C-terminal domain-containing protein, with product MTTYEAKGFQNNLVYPFDKIGSFEYIERFKPLVVPEEVNIEDFKRTQAPYCISGKVTPEKNGSYKRNNSSLIYRDLIFLDYDDIQGTSEGFIEAISSALFGYSYILYPTIKHSPEKPRFRLVVKPDNVMNEATYKQVVKEIADKIGLPFDMASLTWSQLQGLPVTTGDPADYQKIVEHGLDYPVPKVEPRAKQENTGKFTPRTSGQRSMTMRIIDTLFNGFGDKGGRNVAVTHFVGLLFNKWVDCDLETAYELTKIANSVTAEPLPIEELDRTFSSIARAEYRKRG from the coding sequence ATGACAACTTACGAGGCTAAAGGCTTTCAAAATAATCTTGTCTATCCATTTGATAAGATTGGGTCGTTTGAGTATATTGAACGTTTTAAGCCTTTGGTAGTCCCTGAAGAGGTAAATATCGAAGACTTCAAACGTACACAAGCGCCTTACTGTATCAGCGGGAAAGTAACACCAGAAAAGAATGGCAGTTACAAGCGAAACAATTCCAGCCTAATCTATCGGGATTTGATTTTCCTTGATTATGACGATATACAAGGGACGTCTGAGGGCTTCATAGAAGCCATTTCCAGCGCTTTGTTTGGCTATTCCTATATCTTATACCCGACTATCAAACATAGCCCAGAAAAACCCCGTTTTCGCCTTGTGGTGAAGCCTGACAACGTGATGAATGAGGCAACCTATAAGCAGGTAGTGAAAGAGATTGCTGACAAGATTGGACTACCCTTTGACATGGCTAGTCTAACCTGGTCCCAACTCCAGGGCCTACCAGTCACAACAGGAGACCCAGCGGACTATCAAAAAATTGTAGAGCATGGCCTAGATTATCCAGTCCCCAAGGTTGAACCAAGAGCGAAGCAAGAAAATACTGGAAAATTCACACCCAGAACGAGTGGCCAGAGATCGATGACCATGAGAATTATTGACACGCTTTTCAACGGATTTGGAGACAAGGGAGGGCGTAACGTGGCAGTGACCCACTTTGTAGGCTTGCTCTTTAACAAGTGGGTTGATTGTGATCTAGAGACCGCCTACGAACTTACAAAGATAGCCAATAGCGTGACTGCTGAACCTTTACCAATCGAGGAACTAGATCGTACATTCAGTAGCATAGCACGGGCAGAATACAGAAAGAGAGGGTAG
- a CDS encoding DUF1492 domain-containing protein — protein sequence MTIKEIEEQLKRVKKGNDLIQRLQLKYQSLESGLLAGTNQYQTRVTTSKNNNAENKLLETLELRDKIAKQIQAITSERIEVMEMIDQLDEIEEWLVLTMLYVNNLPLAQIYREMKISKVNVYRIRKQALDHLAGMVNAD from the coding sequence TTGACCATTAAAGAAATAGAGGAACAACTAAAAAGAGTAAAGAAAGGGAACGACCTTATCCAGCGACTGCAGCTAAAGTACCAGAGTTTAGAAAGTGGACTGCTTGCAGGAACTAACCAATATCAAACACGGGTTACTACAAGTAAAAATAATAACGCTGAAAATAAACTGCTTGAAACTTTGGAATTAAGAGATAAGATAGCGAAGCAAATACAAGCTATTACTAGCGAACGTATAGAAGTAATGGAGATGATAGATCAGTTAGATGAAATCGAAGAATGGTTAGTATTGACAATGTTATATGTGAATAACCTCCCTTTGGCTCAGATTTATAGGGAGATGAAGATAAGCAAGGTTAACGTATATAGAATTAGGAAGCAAGCTTTAGACCACTTGGCAGGTATGGTAAATGCAGATTGA
- a CDS encoding DNA primase family protein, producing MKELENRIFKAGEEWRAEHTETKVNESTGDVTEKVAMPQTFTVAKILSEIVIFTFISKSNVPDYSLLYIYDLDEGIYTASNDLFNLLCKTFDVRIKPREWPQIKLMVRTLTKIQKPLESSNLIPVHNGIINLETKELLPFSPKYVITSKISTAYHAPKRVPTDREGKTFDDWLNSIACNDSELVTLFWQIILEAINPNHTRNKFAIFYGDGNNGKGTFQRFLINLIGESNISALKPAQFGEKHNLETLVGKVCNIGDEAPNEYLKNPSDLMSITSGDTVLVNPKGRPAFEATFKLFNIFSGNYIPNGGNKTKGWYRRIMIVPFNADFNGAKEKPWIKNEFLANKEVLEYALYKAINQEPFTHFIEPQSVKDLLEEYQEDNDYLLSWVKHEYMEKGWHELDVVPVFILTRSLKHYAEDMGIAKPNVYGAGKETIRHLQQLTPNKYQLKKARVRFEDFDKLDPLEFERPKLGRVNHAITKKE from the coding sequence ATGAAGGAATTAGAAAATCGTATCTTTAAAGCTGGTGAAGAATGGCGGGCAGAACATACCGAAACTAAAGTAAACGAGTCCACAGGGGACGTTACCGAAAAGGTCGCTATGCCCCAAACATTCACCGTTGCTAAAATACTGAGCGAGATTGTCATATTTACTTTTATCAGTAAGAGCAATGTTCCTGATTATAGCCTACTCTATATCTATGATTTAGACGAGGGTATCTATACCGCTAGTAATGATCTTTTCAATCTTTTATGTAAAACTTTTGACGTGAGAATTAAACCCAGAGAGTGGCCTCAGATTAAGTTAATGGTTAGAACATTGACAAAGATACAAAAGCCTTTAGAAAGTTCCAACCTCATTCCCGTACATAACGGAATTATCAACTTAGAAACTAAGGAACTACTCCCCTTTAGTCCTAAGTATGTAATTACAAGTAAGATAAGCACGGCCTACCACGCGCCTAAACGAGTCCCAACAGATAGAGAGGGCAAAACTTTTGATGATTGGCTAAACTCAATCGCTTGTAATGATAGTGAACTGGTAACACTGTTTTGGCAGATTATCCTTGAAGCTATTAACCCTAACCATACCCGAAATAAGTTTGCTATCTTCTACGGGGACGGTAATAATGGTAAAGGGACATTTCAGCGCTTCCTTATCAATCTGATAGGGGAAAGCAATATATCAGCCTTAAAGCCTGCACAGTTCGGAGAAAAGCATAACTTGGAGACCTTGGTAGGTAAGGTTTGTAATATTGGAGACGAAGCGCCTAACGAATACTTGAAAAATCCGTCTGATTTAATGAGTATCACTAGTGGGGACACCGTGCTAGTCAATCCAAAAGGTCGGCCAGCTTTTGAAGCTACCTTTAAGCTATTCAATATCTTTTCAGGCAACTATATCCCCAATGGTGGCAACAAGACAAAAGGCTGGTATCGTAGAATTATGATCGTACCTTTCAATGCTGACTTTAACGGGGCAAAGGAAAAGCCTTGGATAAAAAATGAGTTTTTAGCAAATAAGGAAGTCCTAGAATATGCCCTATACAAAGCTATCAATCAAGAGCCATTTACTCACTTTATCGAACCTCAATCAGTCAAAGACCTGCTAGAAGAATACCAAGAGGATAATGACTACTTACTTTCATGGGTTAAGCATGAATACATGGAAAAAGGTTGGCATGAGCTGGATGTAGTACCCGTTTTTATACTGACCAGATCACTAAAGCATTATGCTGAGGACATGGGGATAGCCAAGCCTAATGTTTATGGGGCAGGAAAAGAAACGATAAGACACTTACAACAGTTAACACCTAATAAGTATCAACTAAAAAAAGCTCGTGTTAGATTTGAAGATTTTGACAAACTAGATCCGTTGGAGTTTGAAAGACCTAAACTGGGTCGAGTGAATCACGCTATAACTAAAAAAGAATAA